In Polypterus senegalus isolate Bchr_013 unplaced genomic scaffold, ASM1683550v1 scaffold_8208, whole genome shotgun sequence, the DNA window ATTGTCCAGCTCTGACTTTTACAAAACAAGTTTACTATTTATTCCAGAATATATTtcattaatgtaaatcagaaaGGAAAGACCCCTTGAGGGACTACACTGATGACCCCATTCTCCTCTCATCtgtactcttttattttctcttggtTTAATAACTTGTCATCCAGCTTTATAGGTTATTTCTGATGCCTACAACATACTGGATATACAGTAAAGTACTGGGGAAGCTCAGTAAATCTGATATAAATCGACCATTAGGGCCTCCTTTATGATATCAAAGGGTATCTTTAATGCTGATTGGTGAATGACAGTTTAAACTAATTTGGCTTGGTGTTTTGAATGAGTGGCCACAATCTTAACAGGGATGTGATAAAGGAGAACTTGCTTTTTATTTCAATGATTTCTCTCATCAAATCCTACCTCTTTACTGAGTTGAAATTTTGAAGCCCAACATCTCCAGTCAAAATTCTTCCTTtacttaaaattttacttttgttcaGTCAACTATAAAGAAAAATTTACTCACGACATTTACAAATAGAAAATGGGCAATGCCAGAAAACAATTctatactttattaaaaaaattatgcatCCTCTTTATGAATTTAAGGGCttccttttatatagtgtattttaCACTAACTAAAAACACCCTAAAAAGAACGTTTTTATTTGACAATTTGGGAAAATCTATACATTAagtaagtattaaaataaaaaaagaaactgactaGTTTGGTGCAATTACCTTCTGCAgctttttgttgcattttaaaaacaaattgggTAAATCTTAGCTATTTTATCAAATTACTTGCCCTAAAAATGAAGACACATGGCAGGGTTCCTTAAGAATTCAGTTTTGGAAAAAAACAGTTCTGATGGGATATTTCAGTATTAAAATATTCCTGACAACTCTGCTGATGACCTCCATGCTTGGTAAGTGAAACAGCAAAATCTGAAAGCTTAGTgaaacatgaattaatttctgatTAAATTATCTGTTATAATGGAGACCTGCAGAGATGACAGAAGGCCACATGCTGCAGGGGTCCCCAGAATATGCCTTGCTACAGGCTGTTTCAAATTAAAGGGTGTTGGTTGTTTGTGACAATACTATGTAATTTTCTTCCCTGAAAATATAAAATGGACAGTTGAAAAAGGATGGAAATGTCCTGTTGTAGAACacacttaatatacagtattatttcatgaacattaatttaaaaaaacccatatatttcaaaaattgaatgttaataaaaacaaagaaaagttgtgaatgggaatgtacaaaataataaactCAACTGACAAAGATAACTTGAATGACTCAAACACAAGCCACCTTATAAGTATTTAAAACTTTATAAGCAGCTTCCCATGTTGGGGTGGCACTGTGCTATTTAGCTACTAATGAAGCTCGATTAGAAGTGTTtctaagtttttctttgcacaaggAATCAAGAAAATCCTGATAACCCTGCTTATCACTCCTCCTTTTACCGAATGCAACAAGTTTAAGGGTAATTAATTTTGGCCGGAGATAATTTGAAATGTGGCTTGCAGTTAGAATGAGTGGCCACGATCTTAACAGGGATGTGATAAAGGaagttttcttggaggaagcaagtggataggactggtgagctttgttgggctgaatggcctgttctcgcctagattgttctaattctaattctaaaagaGAACTTGCTTTCATTTCAATGATTTCTCTCATCCTCTTTATCTCCACCTTTTGCTTTCTGAGTGGGCAATGCCGGAAAGCAGAGCTAGATTTTTACTAATATTATATTTAGGTTTTATGCATTGAGCATGTATTTATATAAAGTaacattcattatattttttgaCAACAGCAGATATGATTGATCTAACTTTTATACACAGACAGAGTCCCACAAACTCATATCAGGGGCAGCCTGGGTGTTTTTACCTGAACTTACCTGATTCAAGACGTTGCTTCTCAGATTCTATTTTTACtgtaaaaagaataacaaaatttaaaagccAAGTCCAAAGATATATTCTGATATACATAATATTAATATACTAATCACACTTTATTCTTTACTTTATCATTGTTATTAATTGACAACAAACAAGATATTATATAGAAATTTAGATGCTATTGCCAGAGCTCTAAGTAAGAAAAGATCAAGTGAATATTCCAGTGGGGATGATGGAAGATGCAAAAATTCCTAATGCAGTTTAGCAGGTTAAGTGACTGAATGTGTCAAATCCAGTTAGATTAGACAGCAGTTGGATTTCGCTGCTTACTTTGCAGTGCCTGCTGATATCTGATTTCTACTTTACCCATTGACTCTGAGACAGTCTTTGAGCTCAGCTTCCATGAACAGCAGGCGATTTACAATGAGATGGTCTTCTGGCAGAGAACTTGAAAACTTTGTGTGCCTCCTCCTAGCACTGCATACGTGTTTTCACTACAATGGGTGACTAGCCAGATATGAAACACGTAGTATACTGAGTGAATTATCGGATGTTGAATTTATGACTGGCACACTTTACCTTAAACTTCAAGGGAGGAAGAAACACCTGAAGACAATTATGTGTCCAATTCCAGTTCTCCAAGAAAGAAAAACCAAGGCACCATGTTTACCTAATAAAGATCATTTTACTAAACTGAGATCAGTGTGATGACTGGAAATGATGAAGGATTTCAGTGACCAAGTGGTTCTCGAAATGCTGGAGGAGTTTAGGGTGAGTTTGAAATGAGATTCCATGATGTAATggaatacaaaaatatttcagtgttaTTCATAATCCCTTACATGTGATTCTATCAATAAAAACTGAACCAGGTGTTGGTCACTTGTGGAAGTCGGCCTGTGAGGAAGACTTCCCTAACTTTAAACTGCATGTGGAACATGGGATGTCCTATTTTTTATCACATACAAATAAATCCACATTTTACACAATAAACATGATAATGTAAAGACAGAAATGGACTAACCAGCAAAAATTGTAAAAGCACACAACATACAGCATCACGACAGTCAAGCTGATGCATCCGCACTTCTACTAATATGGCCAGTTAGGTCTACTTCAGTTGTAATTGGCATTGGCTGATGCTTAAAACTAAATGTTGCTTGATGTGAGAGAACAGTAGCGGACACatcttttaaatgtcatttatattcatttgtacAGCACAGCACTCCATTTTGTTGTCTCCTACTAATGCAGCTCCATGAAAAAGAAAGTATAAGGGGACAATGACCACAGCTATACCgacaaaaagacaataaaaagatATGGAAttacaagaagaaaaaacatattcCGGGACTGAATAATAAATCATGGAACACTTATTACAAAACAGACAAGTAACTGAACTTCACTCAATTAAAACGACATCAtttgtaagctgctttggataaTCATTAACTGCTAAatactaaaatattaatattcagTGTTAAACTCTAAACAACAAATGTATGCAGCCcagaggaaaggaaaagaaacccTCAAATGCAGGAGCACCTCGATTCAGGGTTACAAGATGAGGCATAATGAGATTTTAAAAGTTTGACAGGACAGCAATGAGACATACACTAGGAAGTGGTTTTTCTTATAAAGCTGTGggttattttttattctgctttaaTCTAATGGTTGTTTTTCAAAAATGCTGGAGGCGATTAAAAGTAAGACTCTAGCAGAATTAAACCCCATTACCAATGAGCAGATGACACGTACCTTTAGACTTCTTGAACAAAAACACTGCAGCAGGTAAAGACAGCAGTATTCCAACTccaaaaagtattaaaattattGAGAACGTCTTCCATCCAGGTGAGACGAGACTAAAAAAATCATCTtcagaaagaaaggaaaggaaaagcttTGAATGACTTTACCAGCCACAGTTTCAAGAGAGAAActttataattttgaacacttatattttcattgacaaaataattataattccAGATCACATATAAAACTTAGCATTATTATTCACTAATATCACTGTAAGGACAGATCAACATCCATGACAGATCCTGACTTTACATGTGCAAATTTTCAGGGTCATCTTAATTTATGTCCTTAAATAACATATTATAAACTGAACATTCACAATGaacaaaacattataaaattaattacacAAAAAATTAGTTGGTTAATGTTAAtctacttatttaaataaattatccacCAATTATTTTAACAAGCTTTGACATAATTTAAGATTTTGTGAATATTCTTAATATACAGTCTCTCTACCTACTTTCTTTTAAAGTGCTCTTAAATCACAAAAAACcttttctacaatacaataacatATTTTCAGCTAACACAGATCTGCACACCACACACTGTAAATCTCTTTCTTGATGTCCATTTCAAATGAGGTTTTAACTACAGACATTTTAAAGCCGTGTGATACACACTGGAGTTCAACACGAGGTGACCTGCTCAACACTAACTGGAGCAGACGGCTTTGTGAGGACGTCGACTATCAAACAAAACTCCCCAAAGAAATAACCAACTATTTGATTGAGTTGTGAAGAGTAATAGCAGGACTTTTTATGATTGTGACTTTGTAATTTGTCCAGAGAAGGAAAAtctaaaaaagtataaaataaagagaTCAGCAAAATACTGAATGTGCAACTTTATTCTGCTGTAATTTCTTCTCACAGCATAGCTCCTTTAcgatatttatacattttaaaataacaatagcTGGCCTTCATTTGGATATCTAGCATCTAGTGCTTCCAGTAAAGCATCTTCATAATGCAGTCATTCTTTTAtacttcaaaaaaataaacatagactTGTTACCTGTGGATATTTCATAACCATTTTTTCTGGCTATTGCTGATACGCTGTGCATCACTTTTATGGTGTTCAGAAGCTTATTGCAGCATTTGTGCTAATATGAATTAATATTGAAAGTATATTTTTGGTAAAAACATAATTGAACTTATTGTGCTGAAATTTATATTCCAAACATGCAACTTCTTCTCCAGATGTAAATATTGTGACAGAGAAATGTCTTTCCTTTATTCTGATGTAtgtaacatgtactgtatattgagttAAGTGTGAAGACTTTGTGGCCACTTAAATCAAATCAGCAGTGACTGAGTTTACATGGGAGCCCACATTAGGTGGGCAACAAAATCTCACAGACCTCAATATGCAAAGTAAAAGCAGGTGGCACACTCAGCACTTCTATGACATTGTGATATTTAAGAAGGAGGATCAGTGACTGCAGATATTTACTAACCATCAATTTCAATCTGTGCTTGAATGCTTGTCTTTGTTTCTCTATGGTCAATTACACAGATGACTCCATGTCTGTCCATCTCAGTCACCCAAAGTGTGCTGCTCACTCCAACCAGGGAGACTTTGTCCTGATTCTCCGTAGTGTCAGCACGTGTTGTTAAGTCCTGGCCCATTAGTGTTCTCCATGTCAAAGTAGGTTTAGGAAACCAGCCCTGTGATTCacatttcagtttaatttcatttcttgggggctgttcatacaaatgatgtagctcaaagtgcttttacaatgGAAGGCTTACCTCTAAAATCTtaggaaatgaagaaaaaagagacCATTGAGTCATGTAAAGACACCAGGACACCAACTGCTACTGATACGTCATTTTTCTATGCCTTTTGTATAGTAAACATTATTTAAGCATTAAAGCAGAGAGttttattgaaatatatatacatatgtttactgtatgtctatgtctatgtgtgtggtgtgtgtgtgtgtgtgtatacactctCTAATCAAATCATTAGGAGCACCATATTAATACTTAGTTGGGCCTCCATTTAAAAACAGCCTCACTTCTTCATGACATGAATTCCACAAAATGtttgaaacattcctttgagactTTGGTCCACGTTGACAAGATAGCATCACACGATGTCCACAGATTTGTCAGCTACACATTTGCAAATCTCCCATCCAGTGACTAGGCCCTGAAGAACACTAaactcattgccatgttcatGAACAACAGTTTGAGATGAcgttgctttgtgacatggtgcattatcatgctggaagtggcCATTGGGAGATggataaattgtggccatgaagggatgcacaaaGTTAGCAACAAAACTTAAATAGACTGTGGCATTCCAGCAAAGATTTATTGGAATTTATGAGCTcaaagtgtgctaagaaaaaaattcctcaaacaattacaccaccacctccagactggactgttgacacaaggctgGTTTGTGTACATGAATTCATGCTGTTCGTGtgtaaaaagaaatcaaaattcatcagaccaggctacatttcTCAAGTATTCAATTGTCTAGTTTTgttgagcctgtgcccactgcagccttaactttctgttcttggctaacATAAATGTGTTCTTCTGCTAGTGTAGCCCATCTGTCTCAAGGCTAAATGTTTTGTAAACTCAGAAAGCTTTTCTGCTCCTCCAATTGTGTTTATTGGAGTgtttatctgagttactgtagcctttctgtgaGCTCACACCAGCCTGGCcactctcctctgacctctcttatCAATAAGTTATTACTTACAGAACTGCCATtcactggatgtttttgtttttgcaccaCTCTGAGTAAACTCCGGAGacttttgaacaaaaaaacaagttACAGAAATCCTCAAACCAGACTGTCCGGTGCAAACAATCGCgccacagtcaaaatcactgCATCACATTTttcccccattctggtgtttgatgtcatcattaactgaagctcctaaTCTGCATCTGCAGGATTTTATGTATTCTGATACTgctatgtgattggctgattagataaaagaatgaataagcaggtgtacaggtgtttgTAATAATTTTTCAGTGAGagtatatttttatgaaattattGCATACATAAATGAACAAAACTATCAAGAATTTCCATTTCaattctggttttgttttttcgtCAACATCTTTAAAAAGAGCAACAGCCTATCATTGCAGAATCAAGCACGGGACAAGCATCATTTCTAGATAGCATTCCTGTTTATCTCAGAacgcacacacactcatactTGGTCGATTTAGAGTCTCCAGTTAGATAAActttcatgtctttgggatgagagGAAAACTCCACATGatcacggggtgaacatgcaaactccacacagacagtgactaggGATTCAGGAATGGATACTTGGAACGACAGTCAATAACacattgaattaaaataaaacattcatttaaaaacaatgcagtatattaacaaatgtcctaaatacacaaaataatttaatcaaCAACTACAGCTTTTTCATTGGTAACTGGTAAGCTTAAATTACAAACAGTTCTCTCCTTTAAGGGTGAAAAGACACTAATTACTTAACATGACTACATCATTTTAAGACCCAATATGTCCTCTTGATGCTAGGTCAGATAgaatttaatttataaagcaaTATAAGACATAATCTGACTTAATCTGTTTCCCGAAAACATTATTTCTGCTTACCTACAACATCTAATGCAAACGTTCCATCTCTGAAATAAGTCGATGTCAGGACATTGCAGGTGTATGAGCCCTGATCAGAGACTCGCACATCTTGTAACCTCAGAGATACGTTGCCATTTTGTAGCTCATCCGTGAACAGTCCCACCCTGCCATTCCAATGCTGATCGATCTTCTCCGCTCCACTTGAATAGCCGTATATAAGCTCAGAGTTTCTTGACCAAGTGATCTCCATGTCCACTGCACTTAAAGCCGGAGAGATGCGGCACGGGAGGATGACAGATTTCCCAGCAATGCCAACAACAGGATTATTAGGGACAATAATTTCAAATGTTTCTAAAGAAGAAATTGAAAAATTTTGAAgtgcaagaagaaaaaaagatagaaatgtaCAACTTCTGGAAGTGATAACTCTTAATAGTTCAAAAATGGAAATTACCTTCATAACTGGCTGCCATATTCTCTGCCTCCTTTCACACCCAAGCTGCCAAGTCATTGTTAGGAATCAGTCATCTAAACCCTCTGCCACTTGACTATTTTTCATTTGAGGTTTTTGAAATCTTTAAATATCTACCTAATTTATTAAACGTTCCAGTTGCCCAATGCCTGTATCAGACTTGATTGCCATTACACAAATGTTGTCAGACCAGAGTCATTTTTTAGGCAAAGCCACCCAACCAACAAACATAACCCAGTGGTGTGTCTGCAACTGCCCCTCTGCCCAAGAAGTAAACATGAGTGCCAACTGCCCAAAAACTGGGATTATGACCTTGTCTAACGTTTAAGTGCATTGAACTGAAACTAACaaagtgcattatttatttatgtatttatttaatattattactacTGGAAGAAATAAGAAATGCATCCATGTTTGACCTCTAATTCTCACTAATCTctcttcttgtttttatttgacaCTTAAAACACTTGGCAAACACAATTGGAACTCCTGCACATTATAATtccatacagtattttaataatgttattataatacacaacacctcataatacTTGTTTGCAATTTCTAGTTACTTTTTAGCTGCTATACTAGCAAACATAAAAATTTGTGGCAGTTACAAGAAACGTTCACAGTCAGTACACATGGCTTTTTATGACAGGTAGATCAGTTAGTAATTGATTCAATCCTTGCTGTGTCTTTTcacataatttaaaagaaaattaattaatttgtaaaacagttaaataaacctttattttactCCATGATTTAACACAGATAGGTCACCGTCAACATGTGTCAATAATACAAAGTCATCCTCACCTTCCTGTTGACATCCTGGGAAATGAAAGACAGCCATCAGAAAAAGGGCTTCAAGTGTCACTCTGAGCTCCATCTCTGAAAAAGTGACAGGATAAGactttttactataaaaacacacAAGTACCAGAAAAAAACAGGAACTTCTTATAGAAATGTCACACTCACTGAAGTTACAACGATAAATCAGTTCTCCTATTTATCCTAAGAATGACCTTCAGGGTACCACTTgataacagaaatgaaaatcctaactttaatttctaaaatgtaacCTACTACCTGTTCTTAGACTCAGTCCCAACAAAACTGGTGTAAAGCTCAATGGTGGGTCTCGCAGCACCCATTCTTAGCCTGATCAACAGTTCATTACTGAATGGCGGGATTCCTGACGCACTAAAAGTGTTGGTTATCAGACTGATAATAAAATAATCAGAGCCAGACCCACACACACTTAACAGATACAGTATAGGCCTATTTCAATTTCATACTATATCTTTCTAAAACACTTGAAAGAGTAGTTGCTATTCAGCTTAGGA includes these proteins:
- the LOC120520614 gene encoding myelin-oligodendrocyte glycoprotein-like, giving the protein MELRVTLEALFLMAVFHFPGCQQEETFEIIVPNNPVVGIAGKSVILPCRISPALSAVDMEITWSRNSELIYGYSSGAEKIDQHWNGRVGLFTDELQNGNVSLRLQDVRVSDQGSYTCNVLTSTYFRDGTFALDVVGKQK